The following are encoded together in the Rhizoctonia solani chromosome 10, complete sequence genome:
- a CDS encoding tigger transposable element-derived protein 6, with protein MPADCCVLRQSLTFQQQLQVAAFYCKNKETLPMGKIHRFGIKQYTFHGEAALAPIAELKNHKCTIQESPKSGLASQALPGVKADKTWLTYVLGTSATGEKLPPFTIGFASRPCCFTNGPPSNYGFDYASNKKAWMTAELWQAYLEHLNAQMESQGCWILLLCDNASSHKHDPARTPNIEVYYLPPNLMSWIQPMDAGIIRNFKSNYCRLHTKFVLDCEAAGTLNPYKVHQLDAMWSQQAWDKVSASSIQNCWQHTGILPKLWEVKCQLSNVSL; from the exons ATGCCAGCAGATTGCTGCGTCCTACGCCAGAGCCTCACCTTCCAGCAGCAGCTTCAAGTTGCCGCTTTCTATTGCAAGAACAAGGAAACTCTCCCAATGGGCAAGATT CATAGATTTGGGATCAAGCAGTACACCTTCCATGGTGAGGCTGCATTGGCACCAATTGCAGAGCTCAAGAATCACAAATGCACAATCCAAGAG AGTCCCAAGTCTGGCCTTGCTTCTCAAGCCTTACCTGGGGTCAAGGCAGACAAGACATGGCTAACATATGTACTTGGGACTAGTGCTACAGGGGAGAAACTTCCGCCCTTTACTATTGGGTTTGCCTCCCGTCCTTGCTGCTTTACAAATGGTCCTCCATCCAATTATGGCTTTGATTATGCCTCCAATAAGAAGGCATGGATGACGGCTGAGCTTTGGCAAGC ATATCTTGAACATCTTAATGCGCAAATGGAATCCCAAGGTTGCTGGATCCTTTTGCTTTGTGATAACGCCAGCTCTCACAAACATGATCCAGCGCGCACTCCCAACATTGAAGTTTACTACCTGCCTCCAAACCTTATGTCTTGGATCCAGCCTATGGACGCGGGTATTATCCGCAACTTCAAGTCTAACTATTGCCGGCTCCACACCAAGtttgtccttgattgtgagGCAGCTGGTACGTTGAATCCTTACAAGGTTCATCAGCTGGACGCAATGTGGTCACAGCAAGCATGGGACAAAGTCTCTGCATCAAGCATCCAGAATTGCTGGCAACACACTGGTATTCTTCCCAAGCTCTGGGAAGTCAAGTGCCAGTTGTCTAATGTTTCTCTTTAA
- a CDS encoding AMP binding enzyme, with protein sequence MTPEFVNPFPKAHPGPSDADPLTDDELSLLLAIPRAAESTPNSTLFRLPLGPHPSMGFVDATCAEVRSIVARLASTWKTKLAELLHKPDEPGCEWSIGPGTTICIMVEPSFHGIFHLLAFWAIGCTIQFVSAVDPEVGITQLNECHCRAMICSGLSEKQIDKWRKGFDGAIIQLPEQEQPHRLVQAEKHGQHNTFYPWPTAQRPTPAFILQSSGTTVLVPFYWPSFYTYLVITLATGTPMAFAYFMDVLRLTGNKIVEWALALDVGAIGCTSGMFRQIPEAMLETHSEFFRSLLSLSFGGSAMDVALSHTLERLKIPVTNVYGSSELGNILIARKAPYTHLTPLRAKPPPLVRPISEYGPDGSRYVELWVLASSSVHITHHLAYGGVPIKLEPFLGDGPHNGEPAFNLEDIFKEITINNASGSGSETVYIHAGRHGDQLRLTGLGVADIDAPLYEGLFTSEANARMVQLDGRPWTVDVVELFGTNMPSTALVIQLHLDQDQDHDLGGGSSSQELPISELFDVVEKSGCEKACISSESGQMSGAWTRIRKTRALQASTLFEYHT encoded by the exons ATGACTCCTGAGTTCGTTAATCCGTTCCCCAAAGCCCACCCCGGTCCCAGTGATGCCGACCCCCTTACCGACGACGAGCTCTCCCTCCTCTTAGCCATACCCCGCGCCGCGGAGTCCACTCCCAACTCTACGCTCTTCCGACTTCCACTCGGCCCCCACCCCTCTATGGGATTTGTCGATGCCACTTGCGCCGAAGTCCGCTCTATTGTTGCACGCTTAGCCAGCACATGGAAGACCAAGCTGGCAGAGCTTCTGCACAAACCGGACGAGCCGGGCTGTGAGTGGTCGATCGGGCCAGGGACAACTATATGCATCATGGTGGAGCCATCGTTCCATGGAATCTTCCATCTGCTTGCTTTTTGGGCTATCGGGTGCACGATTCAGTTTGTATCGGCTGTGGATCCCGAGGTGGGAATTACCCAACTCAACGAATGTCACTGCAGGGCCATGATATGCTCGGGGCTTAGCGAAAAGCAGATAGATAAATGGAGGAAGGGGTTCGACGGTGCTATCATACAACTGCCAGAGCAGGAGCAACCACATAGGCTTGTACAAGCCGAGAAGCATGGACAAC ATAATACATTTTATCCGTGGCCAACTGCCCAGCGTCCTACTCCGGCGTTCATCTTGCAATCATCAGGCACAACCG TTCTCGTCCCTTTCTATTGGCCAAGTTTTTATACTTACTTGGTCATTACTTTGGCCACCGGTACCCCTATGGCATTCGCTTACTTCATGGATGTTCTTCGACTCACTGGAAATAAAATCGTCGAGTGGGCCCTAGCGCTTGACGTGGGGGCGATTGGCTGCACTTCGGGAATGTTTCGACAGATTCCGGAGGCCATGCTTGAAACTCATTCGGAGTTTTTCCGTAGTCTCCTTTCGCTCTCTTTCGGCGGCTCCGCCATGGACGTTGCTCTATCACACACACTCGAGAGGCTGAAAATTCCTGTCACA AACGTATATGGGAGTTCTGAACTTGGTAACATTTTGATTGCTCGGAAAGCACCTTATACCCATCTCACCCCACTCCGTGCGAAACCACCTCCCCTCGTTCGTCCGATTTCAGAGTACGGCCCCGATGGATCGCGTTATGTCGAGCTTTGGGTCTTGGCTTCAAGTTCTGTTCACATCACTCATCACCTTGCGTATGGCGGGGTACCAATCAAGCTCGAGCCGTTTCtgggtgatgggccgcacAATGGTGAACCCGCCTTCAACCTCGAAGACATATTCAAGGAAATTACTATCAACAATGCGTCCGGTTCAGGCTCCGAAACCGTATACATCCACGCCGGGCGCCACGGTGACCAACTTCGCCTAACGGGGCTCGGTGTCGCGGACATTGATGCTCCCCTATACGAAGGTCTGTTCACATCCGAGGCAAATGCTCGTATGGTCCAGTTGGATGGTCGACCTTGGACAGTGGATGTCGTCGAGTTGTTCGGTACTAATATGCCCAGCACGGCTCTGGTCATCCAACTTCATCTGGATCAAGACCAGGACCATGATCTGGGTGGAGGTAGTTCGTCGCAGGAACTGCCTATCAGCGAGCTATTCGATGTAGTTGAAAAG AGTGGATGTGAGAAGGCGTGTATTAGTTCTGAATCCGGACAGATGTCTGGTGCATGGACCCGGATCCGAAAGACTCGAGCCCTCCAGGCCTCTACTCTCTTTGAGTATCACACATAA
- a CDS encoding integrase core domain protein, translating into MAEKTPTITGASGLHRIPSLQGTENYNTWRIQMEDILTNLNLYSYVDGTNERPKPKIKIRVTGCKDDNGNNLPNLEVGNDDSAYTEWIKANRKALSNIRPRVKGNVLTHIQSCKYSADAWNLLAATFQVKGTVGLIDLQRKFFSHRMLDSKDIEEHIQHMRRWFQQINDIAPNLCTEANWITTLVASLPDSWDMFTQSVSFEFNTEDKNKLANQVSDLRSRIMAKAHQRNTQQPDGKTFFATNKPSFNKFVCTNMSNKGPDKSKSKCNNCRKIGHWAAKCQSPGGGAFKPNHSNKGGQPNRRFNTPGKARNGNACTHIAIANNSKHKEYVFLTLEDKISLIGKTPDTWIADSGTTTHIAIDWNAFSNYTKSSSYVAGVTGKEPIMGRSTVELLCLNSTEKNKYTKIKLTNVAHMPSLPANLISLSLVTDKGTRILMDQNELQILDKNNRPIIIGSKLKNCKQGNLWKISVKPVNNCNQKLENNKLTEIVLTKQTRRTWFEWHKVLGRIGPQALQQLKFNKAISGMEVIEDNIGLNFECNVCMQSKAHTQLFPKELQTKVSKIGKLIVTNVWGPA; encoded by the coding sequence ATGGCTGAGAAAACACCAACCATTACTGGTGCAAGCGGATTGCACCGAATCCCATCCCTCCAGGGAACTGAGAATTACAACACATGGCGTATACAGATGGAAGATATACTTACCAATCTCAATCTGTATAGCTATGTAGACGGCACAAATGAAAGACCCAAACCTAAGATAAAAATCAGGGTTACTGGTTGCAAAGATGACAATGGAAACAACTTACCCAACCTTGAAGTAGGCAATGATGACTCCGCATACACGGAATGGATCAAAGCCAATCGTAAAGCACTGTCAAATATTAGACCAAGAGTCAAAGGGAACGTACTTACACACATACAATCATGTAAGTACTCCGCCGACGCTTGGAATCTCTTGGCAGCAACATTTCAAGTTAAGGGTACTGTTGGACTAATTGACTTACAAAGAAAGTTCTTCAGCCACAGGATGTTGGACAGCaaagacattgaggaacacATACAACATATGCGTAGATGgttccaacaaatcaatgacaTTGCACCAAACTTGTGCACTGAAGCCAATTGGATAACCACGTTAGTAGCAAGCCTACCTGACTCATGGGACATGTTCACCCAGTCTGTAAGCTTTGAATTCAACACTGAAGACAAGAATAAATTAGCCAATCAAGTGAGTGACCTACGCTCACGTATTATGGCCAAAGCACACCAAAGAAATACCCAACAACCTGACGGTAAGACTTTCTTTGCTACAAATAAACCAAGCTTCAATAAATTTGTATGTACCAATATGAGTAATAAAGGCCCAGATAAGTCTAAATCAAAATGCAATAACTGCAGAAAGATTGGACACTGGGCAGCCAAATGCCAAAGTCCAGGTGGAGGCGCATTCAAGCCCAACCATTCAAATAAAGGCGGTCAACCAAACAGAAGATTCAACACACCAGGAAAAGCTAGGAATGGCAATGCCtgcacgcatatagccatagCTAATAACTCCAAACATAAAGAATATGTGTTCTTGACTCTTGAGGACAAAATAAGCCTGATAGGCAAGACCCCTGACACCTGGATAGCGGATAGCGGCACTACTACTCACATagcaattgattggaatgcaTTCTCCAATTATACCAAGTCATCCAGCTACGTTGCCGGAGTCACTGGCAAAGAGCCAATAATGGGCCGCAGCACTGTAGAGCTATTGTGCTTAAATAGTACAGAGAAGAACAAATACACAAAGATTAAGCTTACCAATGTAGCTCACATGCCAAGTTTGCCTGCAAACCTAATCAGCTTATCATTAGTAACTGATAAAGGCACTAGAATTCTGATGGATCAGAATGAATTGCAAATACTAGATAAAAACAATAGACCAATCATTATTGGATCAAAGTTGAAAAattgcaaacaaggaaacctTTGGAAGATCAGCGTGAAACCTGTAAATAATTGCAATCAGAAGCTTGAGAACAATAAACTTACTGAAATAGTACTGACCAAACAAACCAGACGCACATGGTTTGAATGGCACAAGGTACTTGGGCGCATTGGCCCGCAAGCACTCCAACAACTAAAATTCAACAAAGCAATTAGCGGAATGGAGGTAATAGAAGACAATATTGGACTCAACTTTGAATGCAACGTATGTATGCAGTCAAAGGCACACACCCAACTGTTTCCAAAAGAATTGCAAACCAAAGTgtccaaaattggcaaattaATTGTTACCAATGTATGGGGACCCGCTTGA